A region of the Banduia mediterranea genome:
CGTGACCGAGCCGGGGACACGCATGCCGACCTGGCTGCGCGCGCCGCGTTTGGCCAGGAATTTGTCGATCCGGCTGTCGATCACGGAAATTTCAGCCTCGCTGGGCATCAGCGTGGAACAGCGCTTGCTCAGAAACTGCTGGCTGTCGCTGGCGGCGACGGCCGGCAATACAGTCAGCGCGAGCATCATGCCCGCGCAGGCGGCACGCGTCTTCATTCTTGCTCCCCATTCGGACGGGCGTCGTGCCCGAAGGCCGATATCGCACGCAAACTTCGGGCCGCGAGCCCCGTGCCGGGAGGCTTATTTGAAGTAGGTTTCCAACAGCTGGCTCACGTCCTGGTAGTCCGCTTCAAGGCGTTGTCGCTGTCGGCCCGCCAGCTCCTGGCCGGCTGGATCGGCGGCACGCGTTTCCAGTGCCGCAAGAATATGGCGGGACTGGTTCAGCACGTCCGCCATCGCGATCAGGTAGAGCACTTCGAACGGGGTGCCACTGCGCCTCAGCAGATCCTTGCTGATCGCCTTGGCCGTCAGTTCGCGGCGCTGCTGTTCGACTTCAGGCAGCCCGGCGTGTTCCAGGTCGATCTGCGGGTGTGACGCGGCGTATTGATCCAGTTCTTCCAGCATGGTGCCGGCGTCGTTGCCGACACGTGTCAGCAACTCGTCCAGCGGGTCGGACTCGAACTTGACGTAGCTCAGCAGCGGCAGGCGCTTGGCCAGGGTCAGGGTTTCATGGAGCAGGGCATAGCCTTGCGAGCGTTCGCGTTCGGCGTCGCTCGCGGCCGCCGGATCGGCCGCTCCCACCGGTCCCGCCATTGCAAGCAACAATAGTAGTGTCGCTGACATGCCGCGTCTCGCGATCGCATTCATCTCGCACCGTCCTTATGTTTCGACGAAATTCCTCTACGGAGTCTCGGCCGGGGCGGGTTGCCCGGCGATGAACCGGCACCGAATCAACCCCGGCGCAGCCCTGTTTCGGTGCCGGTGATCCAGGCAGGCACCGGCACGCCGCCGCGCGCGGTGCTGGTGGCGAGCGCCGTTGCCATGGCCTCCGGTGCCCATGGCGTCGACAGCGAGGACGCGAGTTCCGTCGCCATGGCTGGCGTGATTCCGCCATAGATCAGGCTCAGATGGGGTTTGAATGCTGGATTGGGTACACCGAAGCGGGCTGCGGCCAGACGCCGCGCCTCGCACAGGGCGGGCGTGTCGACCACGTCCAGCACCAGGGTGCGGAAGTACTCGTCATAGCCGTGAAGCCCCGTGGGTTCCAGCAACAGCGGCGGCAAGCGCGGGGCGAGTTCGCGCGTACCGATCTCGGCGTCGGCCTCGTCGATCGGGCCGATGCCGCCCAGCAGCGTCAGATGCGCACGAAACCGGGGCGTACCAAAGCGGGCGCACAGTGTATCGATGCGGGATTGCAGCCAGGCAGCCAATGCGGTGTCTGGAAACAGCCACAGCGAGCCTTCGAACATCAGGGCGGGTCGCCGGACTCGCTGGTCTCGACGGGCGCCGCTGCATCGCCAGCCGATTCCGGCCCGTCGCCCAGCAGATGCTGCTGCAGGAACAATACGACGGCGTTCTGATAAAGGTCCCGGTTCGATTTTTTCTTGAAGCCGTGGCCTTCGTCGCGGGCCAGCAGGGTCCACACCTTGCCGCCATTACCGCGGATGGTTTCGGCCATCTGCTCGGCTTCGGACCGGGGCACCCGCGGGTCGTTGGCACCTTGCGCGATGAACAGTGGCTTGGTGATGTTGCCGGCATTCTCGGTCGGCGAGATTTTCTGCAGAAATTCGCGCATGGCCGGGTCGGACTCGTCGCCATATTCGGCACGGCGCAGGTCGCGGCGGTAGTCCTTGGTATTTTCAAGGAAGGTCACGAAGTTGCTGATGCCGACGATGTCGATTCCGGCGCGCAGACGGTCGTTGTAGTGCGTCATGCCCGCCAGCACCATGTAGCCGCCGTAGGAACCACCGATCAGCGCCACGCGCTGGGCGTCGAGCTGCGGTTGGGTCTCGATCCAGTCGAGCAGGGCGCCGATGTCCTTGACCGAGTCCTCGCGTTTCCTGCCGTTGTCGAGCGCGAGGTAGTTCTTGCCGTAGCCGGCCGAACCGCGCACGTTCGGTACCAGCACGGCGATGCCGAGTTCGCGCAGGTAGAACTGGATCATCGGGTTGTAGCTCGGCAGTGCCTGGGATTCGGGGCCGCCGTGAATGCTGATCAGTACCGGATGCGGGCCCGGAGTCTTCGGCGCGTAGTAAAACGCCGGGATGCTGCGGGTACGGCCGTCGAGCTTGTCGAACGTGGGATAGCGCACCAGGGTCGGCAGGATGAATTCGCCAGCATCGAGTCCGCCGGTCTCGGAGCGGGTCCAGCGGCTCAGGCGGCTTTGTCCGACCTCGAAGGAATAGACGTCGCTGGGGGTACGGGCATTGTTGAGCAGGAAGCCCAGCGAGTTTCCGTCGGGGCTGAACTCGAGATTGCGCACCAGGCCCAGCGGCAGATCCGGAACCGGCACCATGCCGTTGACGCGCAGGTCCTGCAGATAAAGATCATCACTGCCGTCGGCATTGACCGTGAAGGCGAGGTAGCGGCCGTCGTCGGACAGTGCGAACTCCTCGATATCCCAGGGAATCGCGGCACTGATCGGCGTGGTCTCTCCGGTTTCGAGATCATCGTAGCGCAGCGTCAGGAATTCGCTGCCTTCGTCGCTGCTGTAGTAGATGCCCTTGCCATCACGCGAAAAGCGGGCATTGCCGTAGGCGACCGGCATTTCGCTCGGGCGAAACGGCGTGCGCTCGCCGGTCACGGTGTCGGCGATCCAGACTTCGCTGTCGCTGATCGAACGATAGCGCATCACCAGCAATTGCCGATCGTCCGGCGACCAGTCCAAGGCATACCAGGCACCCTGGTCCTCGACCAGCGGCGTGCTTTTCGGTGCGCCGAGCGCACTGAAATGGATGTCGGTATCGCTGCCATTGCGCTGCGTGGTGGAGTACGCGTAACGATCGCCGGCATTCGACCAGAGACCGCCGCTGTTGCGAGACTGACCGTCGGTGAGCAGGCGTGTGTCGCCGCTGCCAAGCTCGTACCAGTAGAGCTGGTAGGACTCACCGCCGCCGACGTCCTTGCTGAAGATGAAGCCCTTGCCCTTGGGCGCGATGCTGACGCCCCCGACCGGCTCGGCATAGAAGGTGAGCTGTTCGCGTGCCGCCATCGGCCGCTGCACGTGGTGCACCTGGGTGGTTTCACCGAAACGCGTGCTGATCAGGATGCTGCCATCGGCGAGCCAGCCCTGAAACGAAGCGGAGCGCGACTGCTGGTAGCGGTTGGTCTGCTCGGCCAGAGTCTCGGGAATCGGCGGGACGTCTTCGAGCACCACGCTGCCGATTTCGACGCGATGGACCTCGGCCTGGATCGGGGCGGACAGGGCAAGCAGGGCGGTGCCGACCATGGTGGCGAGTTTCATCGGTGCGTGGTGTCCGGATTGAAAAGGGCTGGCACAAGAATGCGCAGCTGATTGTGGGCTGGCAAACCGCCGCCTTGCTGGCGGGAAGGCTCAGCTCTTGACGCGCATCAGCAGGCTCTCGAACTCATGCACGTTGAGCGTCTGCACGGTAGCCTGGACCTTCTTCGGGTCGTCGATCGGTCCCACACGCACGCGATACCAGGTGTCGCGGTTGTCGATCGTCACCGATTCCACGCGGGATTCGATCCCCAGCAGAGCCAGTTTGGCCTTTTGCGATTCGGCCTCGCCCGATGAGCGGAACGCGCCGACCTGGATCACGTACTGCCCGGGCGGCACCACGGGGACCGCGCCGGGCTTTCCGCCGACGGTCTTGTCGGTGGCTTCGGGAACGACCACCTCATAGCTCGGCAGCAATTCGTAGAACGAAAAGCGCGGCTTTTCCTTGGGGGGCAGGGGCGGCGATTGGCTGCGCGCCGTGCTGGCCGGCGCCGCGGCCCTGGCTTCGGTGCGGATCACCGGCGGAGCCGCTGGTTCACCGGTCGGGCGGCCGATGTAGACGATCGCGGCCACCACCAGCCCGATCGACAGACCGACGACCATCCATAGCCAACCGGGCAATCCCTGCTTGCCCCGCGCGTGGCTGCGTTTGGCGGGGCGCTTCTGGTTGCGGTTTCTCGGAGCGTAGTCGCGCGGCACTACATTTTCTCCGGCGCGGCCACGCCGATCAGGCCCAGGCCATTGCGCAGCACCTGGCCGGTGGCGTCCACCAGCGCCAGCCGCGCATCACGCAGATCGGCGTCGTCGACCAGAAATGCGTGTGCGTTGTAATAGCTGTGCAGGGCGTCGGCGGTATCCCGCAGATAGTGCGTGAGCGTGTGCGGCGCCGAATTGAGCGCGCAGTTGTTCACCACCTCGGGGTAGCGCGCGAGCGCTGCCAGCAGGGCTTTTTCGTGCGTTTCCGTGAGCCGTTCGAGCTTGCCCAGGGCCTGCTCGCGGTTCCATTCGATGCCGCGTTCGGCGGCCTGGCGGAACACCGAACGAATCCGCGCGTGCGCGTACTGCACGTAGTAGACCGGGTTGTCGTTGCTCTGCGAACGGGCCAGCTCCAGATCGAATTCCAGATGCTGTTCGTTGGAGCGCATCAGGTAGAAGAAGCGCGTGGCGTCCACGCCGACTTCGCGGATCAGTTCCTCGAAGGTGACGAAGTTGCCGCTGCGCTTGCCCATGCGCCCGGACGACAGCGTGACGAACTGGATCAGCTGCACATTGAGCGCATCGTCACGTCCGGTCAGCGCCTTGATCGCGGCGCGCACGCGCGCGATGTAGCCGTGATGATCGGCACCCCATACGTCCAGCAGGGTCTTGTGGCCGCGCGCCAGCTTGTCGACGTGGTAGGCGAGGTCGTTGGCGAAATAGGTCGCGGCGCCGTCGGCCTTGATCAACACGCGATCCTTTTCATCGCCAAATTTCTCGGTGGCGAACCACAGCGCGCCGTCCTGCTCGTAGACGTGGCCGGAATCGCGCAGCGAGTCCAGTGCCTTCGCCGCGGCGCCGGACTCGACCAGCATCCGCTCCGAATACCAGCGGTCGTAGCGCACACCGAAGCGGTCCAGGGTCTGGTGGATATGGGCGAGCTGGTCGCGGATCGCATAGTCGCGCAGCTCGGCATAGGCGGATTCGCCCAGCGTCGCCTTGGCCTTGCGGATCCAGGCGTCGAGATGCCGTTCGGCCTGGGCCTTGTCGCTGGCGTCGTCCGGCGGCAGGTCGGACACGTCCAGTGCGGCCGGCAGCCACTGCTCGTTGCCGGTGGCGAGCAGGCGTTCGGCGACCTGTTCGACGTAGTCGGCCGGGTAGCCGCGCGACGGGATCGCCAGCGGCGCCGGCAGCCGGCCGCTGCAATTGAGCGTGCGTACCCACACCGACACGGCCAGCACATCGACCTGGCGGCCGGCGTCATTGATGTAGTACTCGCGCTGCACGGTCCAGCCGGCGGCGGCGAGGATATTGGCCAGTGCGTCGCCGTAGGCGGCCTGGCGGCCGTGACCGACATGCATCGGCCCGGTCGGGTTGGCCGAGACGAACTCCACGAGGATGCTGCCGCGCGTGCCGGAGCGGTCATGGCCGTAGTCCTCGCCCTGCGCAAAGATCGTCGGGACGATCTGCTGCTGCGCCGCAGCCGTCACGAACACGTTGATGAAGCCCGGGCCGGCGATCTCGATGCGGTCCACCAGTGCGGAATCCGGCAGCTTCTCGACCAGCGCCTGGGCGAGCTTGCGCGGTGGCATGCGCAGCGGCTTGGCCATGATCATCGCCAGATTGCAGGCGAAGTCGCCGAACTTCGGATCCTTGGCCTCGTCGATCTGGACGGTTTCGGGCGGCGGGGTGTCCACGCCGAGGTCCGCGATCAGGCTTTCGATCGCCTGCCGGAACAGGGCTTGCAGTTGTTGTTTCATCGGAACGGGAGAGCGGGCGGGTCACGCCCGGGAAAGCTGGGCGCGAAGTTTACCCGTGCGCCGTAACGGCCGCGAGCCGAGGTTCAATACAGGTCCACCGGATCGACATCGATCGACCAGCGCACCTTGCGTGCGGATGGCAGATCGCCCAGGCCGGGCACCCAGGCCGACAACGCGCGCTGCAAGGGGGCACGCTTTTCGGCCTGCAGCAGCAGCTGGGCGCGCCAGCGGCCGGCGCGCCGTTCCATCGGCGCGGCCACTGGCCCCAGTGCGGCGACGCCCCGGCGTGCGCCCGCCTGAGCCTTGAGGCCGGCTTTGGCATCGTGCAGGAATCGCATCGCGGCGGCCGCGTCCAGCGACTCGGCCCGCAACAGCGCCAGATGCGAAGCCGGCGGCAGACCGCTGCCGACCCGTTCGGCCAGCAGTTCGTCGGCGAATGCGCCGTAGCCGTGCTCGACCAGGGTGCGCAGCTTGGGATGCTGCGGCTCATGCGTCTGCAGCAAGACCTCACCGGCTTCGGTGCCGCGTCCGGCGCGGCCCGCGACCTGCACCACCAACTGGCCCATGCGTTCCAGCGCACGAAAGTCCACGCCGAACAGGGCCTGATCCACGCTGACGATGCCGACCATGCTCAGGCCGGCGAAATCGTGCCCCTTGGCCAGCATCTGGGTGCCGACCAGAATGTGGATGTCGCCGCTGGCGACGTCGCGCAGCAGGCGTTCCAGCTCTCCGGCGCGACGCACGCGGTCTGAATCGAAGCGTTCCACGCGATGGTTCGGGAATCGTTCGCGCAGCGCGTCTTCGACGCGTTCGGTGCCCTGGCCGACCGGCGCCAGCGCATGCGCCTGGCACTTGCCGCACTGTTGCGGCACCACGGTTTCGTAGCCGCAGTGGTGGCAGATCAGCCGGGAACGCGAGCGGTGCAGCGTCATGCGCGCATCGCAGCGCTTGCACGGTGCGACCCAGCCGCATTCCCGGCACAGCAGTGCCGGCGCGAAACCGCGCCGGTTGATGAACAGCAGCACCTGCCCGCCGGCGGATAGATGCTTTTCGGTGGTGGCCAGCAGGCTCGACGTCAGGCCATGGCTCATCGCCTGACCACGCGCGTCCACCAGATCGATGCGCGGCGGCGCGGTCCGATGCACGCGCTGTGGCAGGCGCAGATGCCGGTAGCGCCCGGCGCGGCCGTTGGCCAGGGTTTCCAGCGACGGCGTGGCGCTGCCGAGGATCACCGGGGCCTTCCACTGTTGCGCGCGAAATACCGCAGTGTCCCGCGCCGAGTAGCGGAAGCCTTCCTGTTGTTTGTACGAAGCGTCATGTTCCTCGTCCACCACCACGATGCCGAGTTGCCTGAACGGGACGAACACTGCGGAGCGCGTACCGATGACGATATCGGCGCGGCCGTCGCGCGCTGCCAGCCAGGACTGTGCGCGCTGCGATTCGCTCATGCCGGAATGAAACGGGGCGACCCGTCCCGGAAAGCGCGCCTCAAAGCGGCTCACCAGTTGCGGCGTGAGCCCGATTTCGGGCGCCAGAATCAGCGCCTGTTGGCTCCGGCTCAGGGCGTCCGCCGCGACTTGCAGATAGATTTCGGTCTTGCCGCTGCCGGTGACGCCTTCGAGCAGGCTGACCGTGAACCCCCGCGCCGCGCGCAGTTCGCGCAGCACATCGCATTGCGCAGCGCTGGGTTGCGGCGCGTCGGCGGCGATGCCGGACGCGGCCGGTGGTGCATGACAGTCTTCGATCCAGCCCTTGTCGCGGGCCTTGCGCAGTGTGCCGCTGTCCAGGGCATCGTCAGGGCGTGGCCCCTGCGCCAGTTCGTCGAGCAGGCCGAGCAAACGATGGGCGCGCGACGGTGGTTTGGCCGTGGTGCCGGCTACACTGAGACGAACCCAGACGGGGCTCGAATCCCGAGCCGCGTTGCCGCGGCGCAAGGGGCCGGGTAGCGCAGCCTCGATCACGCGGCCCAGTGGATACTGATAGTACTGCGCGGCCCAGCGCAGCAGTTCGAGCAGGTCCGCAGACAGTAGTGGTGTCTCGTCCAGCAGCGCCAGTGGCGGACGGTATTTGAAGTCACCCGGAGAACTGCTGCGCGGTGGCTCAACCACCACGCCCACGACCGTGCGTTTGCCGAACGGCACGCGCACACGTACTCCGGGCTGGAGGCGGGCATGCATCGCCGCAGGCGCCAGGTAATCAAAGAGCCTGTAAAGCGGGGTCGCCACGGCGACCGAAACCAGTTCGAGTGCGCTCAAGCCTGTGGATAACTATGGGGAAGGTTTGATGCGACGCATCATTTCAGGGGCGAGGTTTTTATGCTGAATCCGGCATGAATGTCCGATGACGGTTTAAATTTTTGTTAATTCAATAGGTTGTGAAAACGTTTCCAGCCAGTTTGATAAGTGAACTTGACGAGCCGGCAATCTCCCGAACCGGGCAGTGGATGTGCATAATTGATCGGATTCGCGCGCACCGCTTCGTGTCAACGCAAGGTTCCGGCCGGCGTTCTTGACGGGGAACGGTCACAATAGAGCGAATGGGTGACGATGAACAAGCAAGCGCTTGCGGTACCGCTGGCGGGTCTGAATCCGGCACGGCCGATGCGTGATACGCGTGCACTCGACCGGTTTCTCGCCTCCGTCGAGCGCCGCGCCTTCCGGATCGCGGATATCGCGACGCGCGACCGCGACGAGGCCCTGGACATCGTGCAGGACGCGATGATGCGTCTGGCCAAGAGCTATGCCGACAAGCCGCCCGAGGAATGGCCGGCCCTGTTTCATCGCATCCTCGAGAACGCGATTCAGGATTGGCGCCGGCGGCGCAAGGTGCGGAATCGCTGGCTGGCCTGGGGCTCGTCGAGCGCGGACCCGGAGGACGACAGCGATCCGATCGAGCGTCTGCCGGATCAGGCGCCGATACCGGATGCCGACGCCTTGATGCGGGACGAGGCGATGCGTCGGCTGTGGGAGGCCTTGGAGGATTTGCCGCAGCGACAGCGTGAGGCGTTCTCGCTGCGGGTTTGGGAGGGGTTGTCGGTGGAACAGACCGCGCAGACCATGGGCTGTTCCGACGGCAGTGTGAAAACGCATCTGTCGCGCGCACTGGCCAAGCTGCGCGGACAGTTGGCAGAGGTTTGGTCATGAACGAAAAGTCGAGATTGTTCGAAATCCAGGACGACGAGGCCTTGGTTCAGGCGCTGCGTGAACGTCTACACCGCGAAGAGGCTGCGATCGATCCGATGACGGCGGTGCGTCTGGCCGCTGCGCGCCGTCGTGCGCTCGATGCAGTGCCACAAGGCCTGTTCGCGCGCGGACTCGCCTTGGTCGGCGGCGGCACGCTGATATCGAACCGCCGTGGCTGGCTGGCCTTGCCAGGCCTGATCGTGGCGGCACTTGCGCTGACGCTGTGGTCGCCGTGGCAAGCTGTATCGCGTGGCGCCTCGGCGCCCAGCGCCGAAACCCTGGAGTGGTTGGCCCAGGAAGAAAGCATGCCGATGTCCGCCGAGCTCTACGAAGAGCTCGATCTGGTGATCTGGCTGGAAGATCTGGATGGCAAGGTCTGAGGGCAGCAGCAGCAATCTGAATGAAAAGAGTTCACGAACGCTGCGGTGCTCGCTGGCGGGGCTACTGCTGTCGCTGGGCTGTCTGATCAGCCAGCCGTGTCTGGCGCGTCCCGAACCGGCGCCGCTGAGCTGGGAGCAACTGGACAGTCAACAGCGTGAAGTGCTGGAACGCTACGAGGACGAATGGGACGACTTTTCGCCACAACGCCAGCAGCGACTCGCCCGAGGCGCGCAGCGCTGGAGTCGTATGTCCTCGGAGGAGCGCGAGCAGGCGGAGAAGAAGTTCGAGCGGTTCAAGACCATGCCCGATGAGGAAAAGCGCGAACTGCGCCGCTACGCCGAACGCTTCAATGAAATGTCGCCGGACCAGCGCGACGCGCTGCGTGACCGCTGGCGCGAATTCCGGAATCTGCCGCCGCAGCAACGCGATCTTTTGCGCGAACGTTTCCATGCCTGGCGGGAACTGCCCGGGCCGCAGCGGCAGCCTTTGATGGATTGCATGAATCGACGTCTTGGCGGCGCCGGC
Encoded here:
- a CDS encoding S9 family peptidase yields the protein MKLATMVGTALLALSAPIQAEVHRVEIGSVVLEDVPPIPETLAEQTNRYQQSRSASFQGWLADGSILISTRFGETTQVHHVQRPMAAREQLTFYAEPVGGVSIAPKGKGFIFSKDVGGGESYQLYWYELGSGDTRLLTDGQSRNSGGLWSNAGDRYAYSTTQRNGSDTDIHFSALGAPKSTPLVEDQGAWYALDWSPDDRQLLVMRYRSISDSEVWIADTVTGERTPFRPSEMPVAYGNARFSRDGKGIYYSSDEGSEFLTLRYDDLETGETTPISAAIPWDIEEFALSDDGRYLAFTVNADGSDDLYLQDLRVNGMVPVPDLPLGLVRNLEFSPDGNSLGFLLNNARTPSDVYSFEVGQSRLSRWTRSETGGLDAGEFILPTLVRYPTFDKLDGRTRSIPAFYYAPKTPGPHPVLISIHGGPESQALPSYNPMIQFYLRELGIAVLVPNVRGSAGYGKNYLALDNGRKREDSVKDIGALLDWIETQPQLDAQRVALIGGSYGGYMVLAGMTHYNDRLRAGIDIVGISNFVTFLENTKDYRRDLRRAEYGDESDPAMREFLQKISPTENAGNITKPLFIAQGANDPRVPRSEAEQMAETIRGNGGKVWTLLARDEGHGFKKKSNRDLYQNAVVLFLQQHLLGDGPESAGDAAAPVETSESGDPP
- a CDS encoding SPOR domain-containing protein codes for the protein MPRDYAPRNRNQKRPAKRSHARGKQGLPGWLWMVVGLSIGLVVAAIVYIGRPTGEPAAPPVIRTEARAAAPASTARSQSPPLPPKEKPRFSFYELLPSYEVVVPEATDKTVGGKPGAVPVVPPGQYVIQVGAFRSSGEAESQKAKLALLGIESRVESVTIDNRDTWYRVRVGPIDDPKKVQATVQTLNVHEFESLLMRVKS
- the argS gene encoding arginine--tRNA ligase, which codes for MKQQLQALFRQAIESLIADLGVDTPPPETVQIDEAKDPKFGDFACNLAMIMAKPLRMPPRKLAQALVEKLPDSALVDRIEIAGPGFINVFVTAAAQQQIVPTIFAQGEDYGHDRSGTRGSILVEFVSANPTGPMHVGHGRQAAYGDALANILAAAGWTVQREYYINDAGRQVDVLAVSVWVRTLNCSGRLPAPLAIPSRGYPADYVEQVAERLLATGNEQWLPAALDVSDLPPDDASDKAQAERHLDAWIRKAKATLGESAYAELRDYAIRDQLAHIHQTLDRFGVRYDRWYSERMLVESGAAAKALDSLRDSGHVYEQDGALWFATEKFGDEKDRVLIKADGAATYFANDLAYHVDKLARGHKTLLDVWGADHHGYIARVRAAIKALTGRDDALNVQLIQFVTLSSGRMGKRSGNFVTFEELIREVGVDATRFFYLMRSNEQHLEFDLELARSQSNDNPVYYVQYAHARIRSVFRQAAERGIEWNREQALGKLERLTETHEKALLAALARYPEVVNNCALNSAPHTLTHYLRDTADALHSYYNAHAFLVDDADLRDARLALVDATGQVLRNGLGLIGVAAPEKM
- a CDS encoding primosomal protein N', translated to MSALELVSVAVATPLYRLFDYLAPAAMHARLQPGVRVRVPFGKRTVVGVVVEPPRSSSPGDFKYRPPLALLDETPLLSADLLELLRWAAQYYQYPLGRVIEAALPGPLRRGNAARDSSPVWVRLSVAGTTAKPPSRAHRLLGLLDELAQGPRPDDALDSGTLRKARDKGWIEDCHAPPAASGIAADAPQPSAAQCDVLRELRAARGFTVSLLEGVTGSGKTEIYLQVAADALSRSQQALILAPEIGLTPQLVSRFEARFPGRVAPFHSGMSESQRAQSWLAARDGRADIVIGTRSAVFVPFRQLGIVVVDEEHDASYKQQEGFRYSARDTAVFRAQQWKAPVILGSATPSLETLANGRAGRYRHLRLPQRVHRTAPPRIDLVDARGQAMSHGLTSSLLATTEKHLSAGGQVLLFINRRGFAPALLCRECGWVAPCKRCDARMTLHRSRSRLICHHCGYETVVPQQCGKCQAHALAPVGQGTERVEDALRERFPNHRVERFDSDRVRRAGELERLLRDVASGDIHILVGTQMLAKGHDFAGLSMVGIVSVDQALFGVDFRALERMGQLVVQVAGRAGRGTEAGEVLLQTHEPQHPKLRTLVEHGYGAFADELLAERVGSGLPPASHLALLRAESLDAAAAMRFLHDAKAGLKAQAGARRGVAALGPVAAPMERRAGRWRAQLLLQAEKRAPLQRALSAWVPGLGDLPSARKVRWSIDVDPVDLY
- a CDS encoding RNA polymerase sigma factor; the encoded protein is MRDTRALDRFLASVERRAFRIADIATRDRDEALDIVQDAMMRLAKSYADKPPEEWPALFHRILENAIQDWRRRRKVRNRWLAWGSSSADPEDDSDPIERLPDQAPIPDADALMRDEAMRRLWEALEDLPQRQREAFSLRVWEGLSVEQTAQTMGCSDGSVKTHLSRALAKLRGQLAEVWS
- a CDS encoding DUF3619 family protein gives rise to the protein MNEKSRLFEIQDDEALVQALRERLHREEAAIDPMTAVRLAAARRRALDAVPQGLFARGLALVGGGTLISNRRGWLALPGLIVAALALTLWSPWQAVSRGASAPSAETLEWLAQEESMPMSAELYEELDLVIWLEDLDGKV
- a CDS encoding DUF3106 domain-containing protein, whose amino-acid sequence is MARSEGSSSNLNEKSSRTLRCSLAGLLLSLGCLISQPCLARPEPAPLSWEQLDSQQREVLERYEDEWDDFSPQRQQRLARGAQRWSRMSSEEREQAEKKFERFKTMPDEEKRELRRYAERFNEMSPDQRDALRDRWREFRNLPPQQRDLLRERFHAWRELPGPQRQPLMDCMNRRLGGAGEDCSRLLPPARSPGNRR